One part of the Glycine soja cultivar W05 chromosome 11, ASM419377v2, whole genome shotgun sequence genome encodes these proteins:
- the LOC114375099 gene encoding tryptophan synthase beta chain 1-like, whose amino-acid sequence MMANKLQGAIVSCHSRTRQLSIDEKGRAISAVLTTHQEPFKTKVPELTISHVPPPTPSIKNKDFIIPSTTSGKFGRFGGKFVPETLVASLTQLEAEFKNALRDHAFQAELAEALRDYAGRETPLYHAKRLSEYYKSVNNGKGPDIYLKREDLNHSGSHKMNNALAQAMIAKRMGCKSVVTATGSGQHGLATAAACAKLALDCTVFMADKDIHRQYSNVRLIKLLGAQVEAVDGGFTDAASEAFRYWVGDLENRYHLSGSAVGPHPCPTMVREFQSVIGKETRMQALEKWGGKPDVLVASVGTGSNALGLFHEFIADKDVRFVGVEAGGLGLESGKHSSTLTTGEVGAYHGAISYLLQDQDGQIIHPHSIAAGMEYPGVGPELSFLKESGRAEFCVANDEEALDAYQRLCKLEGIFPSLEAAHALAILDKLVPTLCNGTKVVVNCSGRGDKDAAIVFNRGIYI is encoded by the exons atgatggcGAACAAATTGCAAGGGGCAATTGTTAGCTGCCATTCCAGAACAAGGCAGTTGTCGATAGATGAGAAAGGGCGCGCCATCTCCGCTGTGCTCACTACTCATCAGGAACCCTTTAAGACTAAGGTTCCTGAGTTGACAATTAGCCATGTGCCCCCACCTACACCCTCCATCAAGAACAAAGACTTCATCATCCCCTCCACCACTAGTGGAAAGTTTGGTAGGTTTGGTGGCAAGTTTGTACCTGAGACACTTGTAGCTTCTTTGACCCAGCTCGAAGCAGAGTTCAAAAACGCCCTCCGTGATCATGCTTTTCAG GCAGAGCTAGCGGAGGCATTAAGAGACTATGCGGGGAGAGAGACACCTCTGTATCATGCAAAGCGATTGTCGGAGTATTACAAGAGCGTGAATAATGGGAAGGGGCCTGACATATACTTAAAGAGAGAGGATCTCAACCACAGTGGCTCTCACAAGATGAACAACGCTCTTGCTCAAGCCATGATTGCTAAGCGCATGGGCTGCAAAAGCGTCGTCACCGCCACTGGCTCTGGACAACATGGCCTTGCAACAGCTGCAGCTTGCGCAAAACTTGCTTTGGACTGCACCGTCTTCATGGCCGACAAAGACATCCACAGACAATATTCAAATGTGAGGTTGATCAAGTTGTTGGGAGCTCag gtTGAAGCAGTAGATGGAGGGTTCACAGATGCAGCATCAGAGGCGTTTCGGTATTGGGTAGGGGATTTGGAAAACAGGTACCACTTGAGTGGCTCAGCGGTGGGACCACACCCGTGTCCAACCATGGTTCGGGAGTTTCAGTCAGTGATAGGGAAAGAAACGAGGATGCAAGCATTGGAAAAATGGGGTGGGAAGCCAGATGTTCTTGTTGCCAGCGTAGGGACTGGGTCAAACGCTTTGGGTCTGTTTCATGAGTTTATAGCAGACAAAGATGTGAGGTTCGTTGGAGTTGAGGCTGGGGGTTTGGGCTTGGAGAGTGGAAAGCATTCTTCAACGTTGACCACAGGAGAAGTGGGTGCGTACCATGGAGCCATCAGCTATTTACTGCAGGACCAAGATGGTCAAATTATTCATCCACATTCCATCGCTGCTGG GATGGAGTATCCAGGAGTTGGTCCAGAGTTAAGCTTCCTTAAAGAAAGCGGGCGTGCGGAATTCTGCGTTGCAAATGATGAAGAGGCTCTTGATG CGTACCAAAGACTATGCAAATTAGAGGGCATATTTCCCTCTTTGGAGGCCGCACATGCATTGGCTATCTTAGATAAATTGGTCCCTACTCTATGCAATGGTACTAAGGTTGTTGTGAATTGTAGTGGGCGAGGAGATAAGGATGCAGCAATAGTCTTCAATCGGGGAATATATATTTGA